The window ACGACATCGGGCTGCCCCTGACCGTCTGCCACCTGCCGCCCGGCACCAGCCGGTGGTGTGGCGTCGAGTCCCGCGTCAGCGCGCACTCGCACATGCATGTGCCCGGTCAGACCAGCCGCCACGAGGTCGTGGTGGCGGGGGTCGGCGGGCAAGTCCCCACCGAACCCGTTGCCGTGGACCTCGGGTCAGCCGATCAATGGCCGGAAGGTGAACAGCGGGTGGTGCTGCGCCGCGCGGCCGACGGCGGCTGGGACTACGGCGTCGCGCCCCGGTCAAGTTGAGTCGGCGTGTTATTTCTTTACAGTCCTCGGGCGAATTTCACACCAATCGGTGATTGGCCCGCGACGCGGGCGTCCTGGGTTGCCCGACAGGAGACCGCGTTCTTACTGTTCGAGCCCTCCTGAAGGAATTCCAATGCGTAGGAGCTTTGTCCAGTGAATTCATTGCACTTGCGGACGGGCGTGCTCGGAGCCGCGTTCGCCGCGTCGCTCGGCCTGCTCGGCCCCGCTGTCGCGTCCGCGCAGAACTGTGCCCCGCCGCCGTGTTCGCAGACCACGGTCCGCGGCTCGGCCCCAAGCGAGGAAAGCATCCAGGCGGAGACCGGCCCGTACACGACGGCGACGGTCGCCGTTTCCGCGCAGGAGGGTTCCGGTTTCGGCGGCGGCACGATCTACCACCCGACAGGGACCGACTGCACGTTCGGCGGCGTCGTCGCCATCGCCGGCCTGAACCAGTCCGCGGAGTCCATCGCCTGGTGGGGACCGCGAATCGCGTCGCAGGGCTTCGTGGTGCTCATCGCCAACGCCAAGGCCGGGACGGAGGGCCCAGCGCAGCGAGTGGCCGACTTCAAGGCCGCGTTCACGTACCTCACCGACGCCAGCTCGGTGAAGGACCAGGTCGACGCGGGCAGGCTGGCCGCGATGGGCCACTCTTTCGGCGGCGGGGCCGCGCTCACCCTGGCCGAGCAGCTGCCGAGCCTCAAGGCGATCATCCCGACCAGCCCGTCCGGCCTCACCGACCCCGGCTCGATCGACGGCTACCCCAAGGTCACTGTCCCCACCCTGATCGTGGCCATGCAGAACGACGAGCTCGCGCCGCCCGCCGTGATGGGAAAGATGTACTACAACAGCATTCCCGCCCCGACCGCGAAGGCATACATGGAGTTCGCGGGCGCCATGCACACGGTGCCGACCTCGCCGAACACGATGATCGGGAAAGCGATGGTGTCGTGGCTGAAGCGGTTCGTCGACGCCGACAGCCGCTTTGACCAGTTCCTCTGGCCGCTGACCGACCCGGACTCGAAGCTGTCGGCGTACCAGTTCGTCAAGCCCGCGCAGCCCGCGCCGTCGATCCCAGGCTGCGAGCCGTCTCCGGCGCCGCAGCCCGCTCCGTCCCCGGCGCCGCAGCCGTCTCCGACTCCGACGACCACCAGGCCCACGTCCC is drawn from Actinokineospora alba and contains these coding sequences:
- a CDS encoding dienelactone hydrolase family protein is translated as MNSLHLRTGVLGAAFAASLGLLGPAVASAQNCAPPPCSQTTVRGSAPSEESIQAETGPYTTATVAVSAQEGSGFGGGTIYHPTGTDCTFGGVVAIAGLNQSAESIAWWGPRIASQGFVVLIANAKAGTEGPAQRVADFKAAFTYLTDASSVKDQVDAGRLAAMGHSFGGGAALTLAEQLPSLKAIIPTSPSGLTDPGSIDGYPKVTVPTLIVAMQNDELAPPAVMGKMYYNSIPAPTAKAYMEFAGAMHTVPTSPNTMIGKAMVSWLKRFVDADSRFDQFLWPLTDPDSKLSAYQFVKPAQPAPSIPGCEPSPAPQPAPSPAPQPSPTPTTTRPTSPPSGDGQVGQVPVGAPETGGGSLAER